In Gemmata obscuriglobus, a single genomic region encodes these proteins:
- a CDS encoding type I-G CRISPR-associated protein, Cas3-extension family: MVRKWGWWGAAYREAVFRLADHAQSAAEQIRDAAPAPVATGWVSRPALASRAEGYALPLTGLDGANPLAFLAALGTLRLAERAYPGTRLSWKAQGSWTPVLHLPQEITPTALIANLLAQAVRTRRCVTFAQDVKILAEEFCAFEREARLAIHTDREFSEFLVACANPLVTIQGGPNAGKTKPTEFYFIAGQQKLLKQALEIATAATQEHLTKALFAYWTYDDPLEGLSLRWDPRDDLRYATRFHNPSKDKSKGKKGSVLGANRLAFEALPLFPCFARGSRLVTTGFLVLDRRPFFTWPIWEPAWGLSSVRSVLGALAAPRDGSEVRHIKTPDQIGVTVCYQCEKVSNSDYSNFTPSRAL, encoded by the coding sequence GTGGTGCGGAAGTGGGGCTGGTGGGGCGCGGCCTACCGGGAGGCGGTGTTCCGGTTGGCGGACCACGCGCAGAGCGCCGCCGAGCAGATCCGCGACGCGGCCCCGGCACCGGTGGCAACCGGGTGGGTGTCGCGGCCGGCGCTGGCGTCGCGGGCGGAAGGTTATGCGCTCCCACTGACGGGGCTCGATGGGGCGAACCCGCTCGCGTTCCTCGCCGCCTTGGGAACGCTCCGGTTGGCGGAGCGTGCGTACCCGGGGACTCGCCTGAGCTGGAAAGCACAAGGGAGTTGGACACCGGTTCTCCACCTTCCGCAAGAAATCACCCCAACGGCCCTAATCGCGAACCTTCTCGCACAAGCCGTTCGGACCCGACGGTGCGTCACGTTCGCTCAAGATGTCAAAATTCTGGCCGAAGAGTTTTGTGCCTTCGAGCGGGAGGCCCGTCTCGCGATCCATACCGACCGGGAGTTCTCAGAATTCCTTGTCGCTTGCGCCAATCCACTCGTAACGATCCAAGGCGGTCCGAACGCCGGGAAGACTAAACCGACGGAGTTCTATTTCATCGCAGGTCAGCAAAAGCTGCTGAAGCAGGCTTTGGAGATCGCCACAGCCGCGACGCAAGAGCATCTCACGAAGGCGTTGTTTGCGTACTGGACTTATGACGACCCGCTTGAGGGGTTGTCGTTGAGGTGGGATCCGCGGGACGACCTTCGCTACGCGACGCGATTTCACAACCCAAGCAAGGACAAATCAAAGGGGAAGAAGGGTTCCGTCCTCGGCGCCAATCGCTTGGCGTTCGAGGCTCTGCCGCTGTTCCCGTGCTTCGCACGGGGCTCCCGTCTCGTCACCACGGGATTCCTCGTGCTTGACCGCCGCCCATTCTTCACTTGGCCGATTTGGGAACCTGCTTGGGGGCTTAGTTCGGTGCGATCCGTACTCGGGGCTCTTGCGGCTCCGCGAGACGGGTCGGAGGTGCGACACATCAAGACGCCTGACCAAATCGGCGTGACTGTTTGTTATCAGTGCGAAAAGGTCTCAAACAGTGATTACAGTAACTTCACTCCGTCCAGAGCGCTGTGA
- the cas7g gene encoding type I-G CRISPR-associated RAMP protein Csb1/Cas7g, translating to MSELTKFDNYLSADGPAALVIREWLMPAEGADGVLFPATFAPGGNFPGGYNIDTDPSGKNVCLIDSVGSQANRIEPMFMPDKCDGKYAHLVPQIVVKAGEKEVSILEAGHRAGDAIVRCSSLQRELHDAFNDVLKGDATKLAKIAPTSLVFGVWDSRDTQAKLPRVVASTVRAEQVRPLTRGAVYMPPVDYAALEVFSEEEKAKAEGDNKSPLAKRGFVHVPASASHGGVIADGGVRRDATLGLAALRLLHAGKDPARTLALRRYILGLALVAFTHNPSGYLRQGCLLVLDSDKPREFVEVHPSGERKPVTITPKVALEYATASAKEFGVGDSRTVPFEKERAKTDLKEGNKKTKGKAKKSKEKSAEETPEQEAQ from the coding sequence ATGAGCGAGTTAACCAAGTTCGACAATTACCTGAGCGCTGACGGCCCCGCGGCGCTTGTCATCCGCGAATGGCTAATGCCAGCCGAAGGTGCGGATGGCGTGCTTTTCCCGGCAACGTTCGCGCCCGGTGGCAATTTTCCAGGTGGTTACAACATTGACACCGATCCGAGTGGTAAAAACGTCTGCCTCATCGACAGCGTAGGGTCGCAAGCGAATCGCATCGAGCCGATGTTCATGCCTGACAAGTGTGATGGCAAGTACGCGCACCTCGTTCCGCAAATCGTGGTGAAAGCTGGAGAGAAAGAGGTGAGTATCCTCGAAGCCGGACATCGCGCCGGCGATGCAATCGTTCGTTGCTCTTCACTTCAGAGGGAACTGCACGACGCATTTAATGACGTGTTGAAAGGTGACGCTACAAAGCTCGCGAAGATTGCGCCGACATCACTGGTTTTCGGCGTGTGGGACTCGCGTGACACACAGGCCAAACTCCCGCGAGTCGTAGCGTCTACGGTTCGTGCCGAACAGGTGCGCCCGCTCACACGCGGCGCAGTCTACATGCCGCCGGTAGATTACGCGGCTCTTGAAGTGTTCAGCGAAGAAGAGAAAGCGAAAGCCGAAGGCGACAACAAGAGCCCGTTAGCGAAACGCGGATTCGTTCACGTTCCGGCGTCAGCGTCTCACGGCGGCGTCATCGCGGACGGCGGTGTTCGGCGCGACGCTACGCTCGGTCTTGCGGCTCTGCGTCTGCTTCACGCGGGAAAGGACCCGGCGCGGACACTCGCACTTCGCCGCTACATCCTTGGCCTCGCGCTGGTCGCGTTTACGCACAACCCATCTGGCTACCTGCGGCAAGGGTGTTTGCTCGTCCTCGATTCGGACAAGCCGCGTGAGTTCGTTGAAGTTCACCCTTCCGGCGAGCGGAAGCCAGTAACGATTACGCCGAAAGTGGCGCTGGAGTATGCCACCGCGAGCGCAAAAGAGTTCGGCGTCGGTGATAGCAGAACGGTGCCTTTCGAGAAGGAGCGGGCGAAGACTGATCTGAAAGAGGGGAACAAAAAAACGAAAGGAAAAGCGAAGAAATCAAAAGAGAAAAGTGCTGAGGAAACGCCCGAACAGGAGGCCCAGTAG
- the csb2 gene encoding type I-U CRISPR-associated protein Csb2: MRFLQPCAHGRGDGEEPEWPPSPLRVFQALVAAAAARWNERTRLEYAVPALEWLAKQPAPTVIASQGVPSGVKYRLYVPDNVADKVAKAWSGGNTSASIADSRTEKDVRPTHLIGKSDELPAVNYLYPIGDTDSEFATHKETLVTAARSVTHLGWGVDMVAGDARVLSEEEAANLTGEHWRPAAGASTTQLRAPRAGTLNALAQKHEAFLNRLSADGFKPVPPLTVFDTVGYRRDTEPAAREWVAFRITSVDPDAPNPSFDAPAKCRDVAAWVRHATGEVCRNWPFSDFASFVHGHTESGLQTKGERADERFMYLPLPSIERRGDRREHVGAIRRVLVAAPPGFGERIEWIRRRLPGQELVWDNRAQGLLNALPDSDWVLRRYTENAQTWSTVTPVIWPGHDDHDPEKAARLLRKAFVDAGFARAVVDAITELDWRPVGFRAGAELASRYALPDRLNGRRYHVRVRFAHPVRGPLAVGAGRYRGLGVFAAE, encoded by the coding sequence GTGCGGTTTCTTCAGCCATGTGCGCACGGACGTGGTGACGGCGAAGAACCTGAGTGGCCGCCGTCACCGTTACGGGTGTTTCAGGCGCTCGTTGCCGCGGCTGCGGCTCGGTGGAACGAGCGCACGCGACTTGAATACGCTGTGCCCGCCCTTGAGTGGCTCGCGAAGCAACCAGCGCCTACGGTGATCGCGTCGCAAGGCGTGCCATCGGGCGTGAAATACCGCCTTTACGTCCCCGATAATGTGGCCGATAAGGTGGCGAAGGCGTGGAGTGGCGGAAATACGAGTGCGAGCATCGCGGATTCCCGAACCGAAAAGGACGTTCGCCCCACGCATCTGATCGGGAAAAGCGACGAGCTCCCGGCGGTTAATTACCTCTACCCCATTGGGGACACCGATTCGGAGTTCGCCACGCACAAGGAAACGCTCGTCACCGCGGCGCGGAGCGTCACGCACCTCGGCTGGGGCGTGGACATGGTCGCGGGGGACGCGCGTGTGCTGTCCGAAGAGGAAGCCGCGAACCTCACCGGCGAGCACTGGCGCCCGGCGGCGGGCGCGTCCACAACCCAACTCCGCGCCCCGCGCGCCGGGACGCTGAACGCACTGGCGCAGAAGCACGAGGCGTTTCTGAACCGGCTCTCGGCCGACGGGTTCAAGCCGGTGCCGCCGCTGACGGTGTTCGACACGGTCGGATACCGGCGCGACACCGAACCGGCCGCGCGCGAGTGGGTCGCGTTCCGCATCACGTCGGTCGATCCGGACGCCCCGAACCCGTCGTTCGACGCCCCGGCCAAGTGCCGCGACGTGGCGGCGTGGGTGCGGCACGCGACCGGCGAAGTGTGCCGGAACTGGCCGTTTTCCGATTTCGCCTCGTTCGTTCACGGGCACACCGAGAGCGGGTTGCAAACGAAGGGGGAACGTGCCGACGAGCGGTTCATGTACCTCCCGCTACCGAGCATCGAACGCCGGGGCGACCGAAGGGAGCACGTCGGAGCAATCCGCCGGGTGCTGGTCGCCGCGCCGCCGGGGTTCGGGGAGCGCATCGAGTGGATTCGCCGCCGGTTGCCCGGGCAGGAACTCGTCTGGGACAACCGGGCGCAGGGCCTTCTGAACGCACTGCCGGATTCGGACTGGGTGCTCCGGCGGTACACCGAGAATGCGCAGACGTGGTCCACGGTGACGCCCGTGATATGGCCGGGGCACGACGACCACGACCCCGAGAAGGCTGCTCGCCTCCTGCGGAAAGCGTTCGTGGATGCGGGCTTTGCGCGGGCGGTGGTCGATGCCATCACCGAACTGGACTGGCGCCCGGTGGGTTTCCGGGCCGGGGCCGAGTTGGCTTCGCGCTACGCCTTGCCCGACCGGCTCAACGGGCGCCGGTATCACGTGCGGGTGCGGTTCGCGCACCCGGTTCGCGGGCCGCTGGCGGTCGGGGCCGGGCGGTATCGCGGGTTGGGAGTGTTCGCCGCCGAGTAG